GATGAAGCCCATCCTGTTGGCAACAACATCTTGCTCGGAATTTACGTGATGTACATTTAAACGCGGGTGAGCAACCGGAATTATGCGTCCGCCGGGTCTGGAGCTCTGGTGCAGCTCTGGGAGTCCTGCGACGGCAGGAGATGGCAGGAGATGGCAGGAGTTGGCAGGAGatgaaggaggaggagctgctgggTTGGGATTTTCGAACAGTTTGCTAAATTGGCATGGCCAGACTGAAGGCACAAGGCACGCCTAGGTGAGCTCGCGCCCTCCAATATTTCTGGCTCGACGGCGATGGGTCTATAAGTATGCTGGAGCAATGGCAGGGAATCGCACATCTGCTGAAAAAATTGATTGATGATTGATGGCAATACAAAAAGGGCGACGTATGCCACCCGCACATGAGCATTTCGGTGGGAACGGTGcattcacatccacatacACATTCAGATTCACAGCCACATCCAGAAATAGAGGGAAACACCGAATGGGagaaaagcgcaatttcgCATGTGTATATACTCGTTTCTCAACAGGGGGAGGCGCTCTGAATGTGTGGGCGGCTTTACGGGCCTGTGTTGGCACAAATATTCATGAGCAAAATGCCGTGTGCTCGTCGCTCTACGCCCGTCGCGCAGCTCAgacgaaatttgcataaatttggAATTTGAAAAGCTATCCAGGCTGATGGAAATGATGACGAGAACAGCACACACCTAAACACCCACTTCAAACAGACCGGGGAGGCGACGATGAAGATGGAACGCCCCCAGTCAGTTGTGGTACGTTGTATTAAGGCATTAAATGTTTGCAGAGCAAATATGTTGGATCCAGCAATGGGAAATGGTAGCGGAAATGCCAGCCGAAATTGCAGAATTATTATCGAGAATTTTGGCTAAGCAGCCCAGCCCTGTGCATATCAGTTCGCAAAtgtcaaaaatgtttgctcgCTCATATGTCCATTTATAATTCGCCTTGCTAAGCGCCTAATTATTTACCACTCGCCAAAACTCGCACAGGAATGTGATACAATACAATAGTCTCACTTATAGACACAAGGCATTAAGTAAGCTGACCCATATACCCATATTTCTTcgggaaaattaaaatgaaaaatagtGCCCAAGAGATCTGTTCATAACTGGCTTAGCCTGTGAGTCACCTACCAATTTTCTGTGACTAATTGGGCTCGGCaattgctgcagttgcatgtGCAGCTTGTGCGATTGCAGAAGCTGACCCGATGCACTTGATATTGTTCCTGGACTgcttgatgttgatgttgatgttgatgttgggtttcttaatgatgttgttgatgatgttgttgctgaAGTGGCACTTGCATCGCTGGCAGCGGAATGCAATTGCTGTTAGCAAATTGCCTGCGTTTTGCAGAAATCGCGCAAACTGTGGCGGCTGCCCAAACTGAGGCGGCCGGAACTGGATGGCTGATTTGGTagcggttgctgttgctggtggcgTTGCAGCTGCAGACGAGGATAAGGGTATCCAAAGGATTGTGGATTTTGCTGCCAGCGCAAGCGCCGCACGTTTAGGGCGCCACATGGATAGGCAACCTGCAAGAGAATTGATGAGAGattcaagaaaaaaacacaacacaacGCAACACGAAATGCTGACAGATATCCGAGGAAGCTGTCATCACACcggaaataataaaaacatatgcatatatacggtcaaaaaacaacaacatcaatgAGCAGGGAGCACAACATCGATTGGTAAATGGTATGTATGGTTATAGGTATAGTTATGAGTTAAACGGAAATCATGATAACAGATAGTGGTGGTCTTGCGGTATTTTGAGAGGCTTTTGAATATGTAGTAGTAGCAGTAGAGTAGTAgaaacaacatcaacaacaacaacatcaattATAGAACAACATCAATATATGGAGTCAATAACAACATCGATTCTTATGAGTTATAACTTATATCCGAATTCCCAACAGTATGTGATTCAATTTGATGTATATTTTTATCTTTTCCCACCTCGAAACCGAAAAATACACACACTCTTCAAGACTGGATTATAGGCGTAAGTACATTCAAAAAAGGAACATTCCGACACACTTAAGATACTATTTTACTTACCtcattttattataaaatattttgtataaattgttAAAGACACATTTAATGAGTTTGGTGCACAAATAGGAAAAAACATGCAGATATGCTGGAGTggaatataaattatattactctgtatcaaataaaaagaaaatgtatttcaaaatttaaagtaaagtatatGGCACATTTTACCAAATTTACAATGTCTACAAAATATGTTCCTGAAAAACTCTACTACAAGATACTtcaaaatagtaataaaaaaaaacattcttTTCAGAAGCACCTTAAATGCTCGTGAAATGATGTATCAAAATTGTGGTTTTATTTTGGATTCACTAAAGTGACGAGGTGGCATAACACCCACAAAGAAGCAAGGACGCAATGGGAGATATACGGCACCAATGTAAATCGACATTTTTATTACGCTGTTGGAATATGTCAAGCTCCTTTTCTACAATAAAAATGTCGCGCATTCGgctttgaaatgcaaaaaatattcaaggactcccacttccactcccactcctTCCTTTGTGCGGGAACATTTTCGAGTTGAGGAGCTACCAGTtttctaataaaatatatttttacacATGCGCATGCATAAAATATTCTCTTTGTAGTCGGTGTCGGCAATATTTCATGGGCTTTATAAAGTTGAAAATTGTTCCTTCTTTGGCTCAGACAGTTTTTATGGCCGCAGAAGAATGGAGTCAGTGGCTGCTTCTTCCAGCATTAATCAAACTCTTTATCTCAGTAAGCGAAAAAGTTCCATACGGGTATTAgtacaaatttgtttaaaaacataattttccttcattttttaACAATATTTCGCTTCCAAAATGTAGATATATAAACaaagaactttaagaaaaaTCAGTATTGGCCAAAGGAAAATCACTTTGTTAAATCTCGTCCTTGAAGATTGATTCTTCCGCCCTGCTGAATTTTCGTTACAGACTGCTTGGCTCAGCTGGCTatcttaattaattaactgatttgcaaaaataataataaaactgtCAGCCGCAAGAGAGAGAGCAAAACAGCCGACAGAAATCTCCTGTCCAACTCAACATACTATGTGgcgagaatatatatatatttttttcttatcttAAATTCCTCTTGGCCAGCAGAAGGACACGGGGCCATCTCACTTTCCTGCTTACACTCTCGACTGGCCATTGGCAGAGAGTGGCAGAGTGTGGCCGTTGTCCTTGTTTTTCCTGGAAACTGGCATCCGCCAACacttaattaaaatggcaTCCGGCCGAGTCAGAAAAAATCCTGAGCGGCCCAACATGCCAACAcccaccactaccaccactaccaccactacctccacctgcaccaccacccccgcAATATAGAGCAGGCCATCCCATCCATCCATCGCGTCCAGTGGTGTGAGTAAGTGAATTCGTTTCCCGCTTTTGGCCGTTGATTGATATGCCAATGAAGCGAACGCCAAGCTCAGGGCTCCTATTCCACGGCTCCATGGCTCCACGGCTCCATGGTTCCATGGCTCGATGGTGCGATGGCTCCATGGCCAGACGGATCCCAGAGACCAAGGAAAGAATGCGGAAAAAATCTAGTTCGTTAGCTCTTATGCAAAGCGGGACAATAGTGTACACTGCGGCCCAATCGCCGGCGCAAAGTCAACAAATGCAGATGGGGCCAGATAAATTGCCAAACTGAAGCGTCCAGCACCAAAGCGGCTTCGGGCCCAATAGCAATAGCTTGGCTTTTAGCTCAGTTAGTTGCGGTTCAGTTCGGCAGAGGCCTGCCAAGGTACTATATGGTACCATAGTTTGGTATGGTGTGGCATGGTCACTCTCGTCTGgaaaaacaacacaaatttttgcttttttctaTGCCGAAACAAAGTTTGGGTGAATAATGAAAAGAGGAGTGGCATCCGAAAGGTGTGCTATAAAATCAAAGGGATTTTTCATCACGACGGATATACCCTTTCTATGAAAGTCTACTAACATGTCTACAGATATTACCAATATGCACGcctaacaaataaatattgaacaCAATGCACAAATTTTTGTTCCGTGTAATGCCAAAAGGAACTAAAAACTTGTATATCCCTTTTTAATCCTTGGTAAGGGTATTTGCTATTCATTAGTTCTGGAAAGCCACAACTAACCACAAAATCCATTCATTCATGAATTGTGCTACATCAGGGGCGAGCGTGATTAATTGCAGGTTGTGGTTAAATCCTTTTTAGTCCTGATTTCGGAATTTTTCTGGTTAACTCGGCTTGTTTTTTTGCCTCACTTCGTTCTCTTTTTTCTACTATCTTTTGAGCTAGGTGTACCGACAGAAGGAAAAAAACTTTAGCATTTCTATATGGATGTACTAAACAACCGTGTAGGGAAAGGTTCAATTAATTATAGGCTTGCTAGTTACCTTGATTAATGGAAATTTAAATCAGTTGACTAACTTAGGGCTTACTGCATTTAAGCAACATTTAGCAATATACAGCTATATGCTTAATAAAATTCAGATAAACTTTGGGCATTTTTCAGTCGATCAACCCTTAGTTTAAGCCCGTTGCGGAAGTCTTGGCCCTTTCAGCCTAACATTCTTTTTCTTGAACTTCCGTTTCTAAGGCTTTTGAATTATCAGCGACAGCCATTCCCTGGCATATGTGCAAAGTTTCTGCCCAATTGCCGTATTTGCTTCTCGCTCTGTCTACTTGGCAGtagatatttttcattttcgaaaaaagaaaattatgaCTTTTCCCACCCAATTCGTGGCTCCGCCTTCGCTTGCGTCGTTTTTGGGAAATTTGAATACGACAAAGCAGCGCATAAGATTCAGATAAACCTAAACTGCCAGTTGCCATGAAAAGTTGAGCGGTGTTTTCAGGCTTTTTTTCCACGACCGCCGCCTTGTACGGCCACAGTTtgactttttatttttatgctaAACTGTTTCCTCTTTGCAAAAGCCTGTATTTCGTTTGCGCAAAAAACTGGCTGCCAAACTGAGGCACAAAGAGGAAACCGGAAGTTATATCGTCCTCCGGATGATTACTGCACTTTCAGTGTGCAACTTGCCCTTGCCGTAGTGCGCTTTAGCGCTCGACTTGAAGGATCCTTCACTTATCAAAGCACTCGATACGTTAATTAAAAGATCAGAAGGGGATTTGCTCAAGGAATGAACCTCTCTAACACAACTCAACACGGGACTCGCCTTGACTCGATTTAATGAAACAACTCTTGATTATGCAACAGGAAGAGTTGCTGCCTCCTTCCAGCGTCTCCAGCTGTAGAGCTGGCAAAACAATGCGGCAGAGCCAGAGAACAAAGGTGGAATTCCTTCGACTCGCCCTCAAGTTTTAATAAGTGGCACACATGCAGCAACAGTCGACTTCTTCTTGCCACACACACAGTAGCACATTGGCAAGTGCACAAGAATGGAAAAAGACAAGGCTAAAAGTTCTGAAAGAAGCCATAGAAGAAAGATAAACTCCTCCCCCAAGAGCCCAAAGACACCGAAGAGACCAAAGAGCCTGGTTGGGCCTAGACTaagaaaatgtaataaatttcCACACAAAAACAGCCACAAATTTCCCTCTCAGTGTTTGTCAGAgtaaacaaagaaaatatgaaaacaaaaggcTGAAGGAGCAGATAGGATGGGATTGAATGGACCAGCCTATCTATTCTTCTATCTCAAAAAGTGGGCGAGGAGTGGAGTGAGGATGTCCTCCAGTTTGCACAACTGTGCTGCAGTTCACAACATTTTGCATATTCAATAAACTGTTTCTTGCCGACTTGTGTTTAGTTTGATTTCCTTTTGAAGACTCTTTTTGTCCTTCtaagcaaaattaaatttcagttATGAGTTTCTCGACCGGGAACAAACAGAGCCGGAGACACAATCAagatttgttgttttttctaataattgaaatattgTGAGGTCAGAAGAAGTTCCCTCCAATTTGAGGACAAACAAAGATtagttttatgtatttttttttccttctattcaaataaatttacaaattttaattacttttccAGCCACATAAACGGAATTTGCAGCAGGTGAGGGGATAATCAACAACCTGAAACATGTGTTCCCTAACTGCATTTACATGGTTACACATGTTCGGCATTTTCACTACCAAAACTCAATTGGGgtaaacattaaaaaacataaatcaaaaacaaagcaaaatatatctatatttTGGAGAGTGGAAATTGCAATCAATTTTCAAACATTACGGCCTTTTACGGCCTTTTGGCAGCCTGTCATAAAATGGCCCAGACCAACGCATTTAAGGTTGGTCAGAGTTTTTGCCGAAATAATTTGGCGCGGGAGCGCAAATTACACAAACATCGAAATCGAAAGCAATCAAAGGGGATTTGCATAATTCTTAGTTTGGCATGCAggttcggtttttttttaaatcaaggCTTTAGTCCATAGTAACCCCTATATATAGTTTAAATGAGTATGTATAAAAGTAGCGACATATAGCacaacaaattataaaaacaacaCTCAAATGAAGGTGCATTTACAAGAAAATTATATGTCTAGCTACTTAATTGATGAAATCGAGGACATTGTCCCCGGCCACTTACCCCTGCTATCGACTGCTTGTCATTGTGGAGCTGGAGCGTTGCCTGTGCTCCTGTCGTGGGCGACGTGGCGGGCGTGGCGGAGCTCTCCGGACTGAAATAAGTCAGAAAAGCGCAACCTGCAATGACAATCATTAAATTATTAATCAGTAGTGGTGGTAAGTGCAAGGAATGTCCGGAGTTTAGTTGCGGCGGCGCAAAGTGCATGCATTTTTAGCTATCTCTTACATTATTTCAATCTATTTGCATTCGCCAAAGCCATGTTCGTTTTATTACACAATTAAAGCCCTTCTGCCCCGTGGAATGTCCTGGCGAAAGGATTGCTCAGGACTGCTAaccgccacacacacacatgtgggTTTGCGTGCGCAAAGCGTCAACGTGTTTAGCACAGTTTTGTGGCCATTTTCATAAATCCGTGTAATTTTCCCCACCGCTTTTCGCCTTGCCATTGTTTGGTTGTGGTGGCCCGCTAGGTGTTGTTTGGAGTATGGCAGGGGGATCCTGTCTCTGCTCCTCATTAACTGCTCAACTGCCGCCCCATTTTCCAACGGCCCGGCGACAGGCTCGTGTCAGCCTAAACCGATTTAGCAACACATATTCCGCCAGCACGAAGCCAGCCCCTGACATGTGGTCATACCCAGGGCACCCTGCTTCCCACATTCACTGTCTGTTCCTGCCCCAGATACACATAAAAAAATGTCCTAGACATGACGATCATATTTGTGgttttttaaaacataataataagGATTTTTCGAAGCCACTCAATTGAATTGTTACATCAAAGTGTATATCTATTTGTGTAATATCTAGCCAGTAATACATTAAGGATAAAGAAACGTATACTGTTGCAGTAGACATTGAACCTGATCCTTTTTGCTAGTAGTTTAATGTATGAAAAACtcatataaaatttttttaattgatcGATCTACATTCGTCTTTAGGAATGAGAAATTTTGCTTCAGCATTGCGTCGTATTGCAAAAACgacacatacatacataatagTTAGATGTGTTACACATCACTCTTTTTTGGAG
This portion of the Drosophila santomea strain STO CAGO 1482 chromosome 3L, Prin_Dsan_1.1, whole genome shotgun sequence genome encodes:
- the LOC120447748 gene encoding uncharacterized protein LOC120447748, with the translated sequence MLAFHNEHIASCAFLTYFSPESSATPATSPTTGAQATLQLHNDKQSIAGVAYPCGALNVRRLRWQQNPQSFGYPYPRLQLQRHQQQQPLPNQPSSSGRLSLGSRHSLRDFCKTQAIC